The Microcoleus sp. AS-A8 DNA window GATTCATATTAATGCCATGGTCAGCATCTCCGATTGCAGCATCGAGTTGGGTCAGATAATCCTTATTCTGCTCTAAAACTAATGCCACAGCCTGCAACCATTGCAAGATTTGCTCTTTACTCACCATAGTTTCACTCAGCGTTTCACGATCTAGACAGGCTTTGCCTATCTTCGCATCTTGAAGGGTAGGGATTGAGTAGAGTTCTGGCAAACATCCGGCTTTAGGCCGAAGAAAGAAGGCGGTGGCTTCCATTTAAGCTGGTCAACCCTCTAAATCCTGCGTGCTGATTCAGCTCTCGACGCCTACATGCTGTAAAACGTTGAATCACTTCTGGTCTAAAGTGATTGAAAACTCACCGCTTCGTTGCTATCCTTAAGTTATCTAACATTTTGTAAAGAAATTACCTGCGGCAAGCTCTCAAGGGATGAATGTTTGATGAAATTTGCCGATGTGTTTTCCCAAGAATGGCTAGAGGGGTTTTCAGGGGGTATCTGAGGCGGCATGTTCAGGCGAGCGCTCAATGGCTAGATTTTCGCATAAGTCTTGCATTTTGCGGTGATAGTTCACTAGGAGTCCTATAGTCGAGCCATGACATCTGTAAAATTGTTACCCACAGCCCTCTATGAGTTATTTGCTAGTGCCACTGTTTCCGGTCGTCTAACACTGGCTGACCGTTATGGGCTAATGGCGGCACTGTTGCAAGACTCGCTTCTAGAGGATGAACTGTGCGTGATCAATCGACTGCTTTATTCCGTGCGTAAGGGACGAATTTCTGTGGTTGATGATATTTCTGTTGTGTTGTAGGGATAAACCTATCAGACTGTGAGTTTCCAGGGTCATCCACGCTTCCGCTACCGCGTTTCTTCTACTCTTCACGCAGAACTCTTTCTCCACAAAAAAAGGTGCCATCTGCCTAGCGCGTAGCGTCAGTTTCAAGTCCTCGAAATCTTGATGTAATTGGATTTTATTTTTAAACGTAGATGCGTAGTGGCTTGCCGAAGCGTCCCACTCCAGACACAGAGAGCGCACAGAAAGAAAAAAGAGATATTTTTACAATTGAATTAGCACCCCTAGAGTGACAATTTATATCTATTACCAAGAAGAATTGTTATTAGTGGTAGTTAGCCAGTTAGTGATAAGCTGACTTTTGTGTGATTTTTTGACGTGCCGACTCATAGACACAGTGGTTAAAATTGTCTTCCTCATTTCCCTAGTCTTTAATATATTCATTTTAGGGCTAGGCAGTATTTGGGTTTACTCAAAAGGCGGAATTCCTTATATAATTCGTAAAACTTCCTTCTTGCAAAGTGCAGCATCGAGAGCAAAATTTATGTATGACACCCCTTACTACTGGGAGAGAAAAAGCCACTTCGATACTTTACCCCAATCAGAATCAGATATCGTATTTTTGGGAGATAGCCTCACGAATGCCTGTGAATGGCATGAATTTTTTAGAAATGTTCACCTCAAAAATCGAGGAATTTCTGGGGATACTACCAATGGACTGTTAAACCGGATAGATGAGGTGATTGAATCCAAACCCCGGAAGATTTTTATGATGATTGGAATCAATGATTTGAATCAAGGAAGGAACGTCGAAGTTATTTTAAATACCTACAAAATAATTTTGAAGTCTTTTCAAGATAAGACCTCAAAAACAGAAGTTTTTGTGCAAAGCATTCTACCTCTAAATAATCAAAAACACCCTAACAATGGGACGAATAATAAAATTATTGAACTCAATGCTCAATTGAGAATTTTAACGCAAGAGTTTTCATTTCACTATATTGATTTATTCTCGGCTTTTTTGGATGAAAATAATCAATTAGACGCTCGATATACAATAGATGGCATCCATTTGAATGGGCAAGGATACTTGGTTTGGAAGGGATTGATTGAGAAAGATGTTCGGTAGATATTCCCGACTTCTTCAAGAAGTCGGGAATCTATCAGCCTCACCTAAGCGCCTTTGCGGTTAGCTGTGCTTGTTGGCTAGCTGGAACTGGACGATAAGTTGCAAACTCCATCGTGAAGCTAGCTTGACCGGCAGTGAGCGATCGCACTGTCATTGAGTACCCGAACATTTCCTTGAGTGGTACTTCAGCACGAATCACTGCATACCCTTCCATCGTCTGGGAACCCAGTACCAATCCGCGCCGAGAGGATAAATCGCCCTGTATCCGTCCCACATACTCGTTGGGTGTTTCCACGTCCACAAGCATAATCGGTTCCAGGATAATTGGCTTAGCCATAGCGAAGGCTTGCTCGAAGCCATGCTTGGCTGCAACTCGGAATGCCAATTCCGAAGAATCAACCGGGTGGTACGAACCCCCTTCCAGAATCACCTTAACCCCAGTCACCGGGTAACCGATGAGAAGTCCACTGGTAAGTGCATCACGGAACCCCTTCTCACACGCCGGGATAAATTGGCTGGGAATGGCACCCCCAACCACCCGCTTCTCGAACACAAACGGCTGATCGCACGGTTCAATTCGACCTGTGACATGAGCGAAATCTCCGGAACCTCCTGTCTGCTTCTTCAGGGTGTAGTCGAATTTCCCTGCCTGCGAGATGGTTTCGCGGTAAGCTACAGCAGGCGCACCCGCATAAACCTCTGCATGGTATTCCCGCTTCATCCGCTCCATATAGATGTCGAGATGCAGTTCACCCATCCCCGAAATCAGGGTTTGGTTGGATTCTGGGTCAACACTAACCCGGAACGTTGGATCTTCACGCATAAAGCGATTCAGCGCTTTCGACATCCGATCCGCATCCTCCTGATGCTTCGGGGTAACGGAGAGGGTAATCACGGGTTCTGGTACGAACATCCCTTCTAAAGAGAGGTTTGTCCCTTCCGAACAAAGGGTATCGCCAGAGGCACAGTTCATACCAATCAGTGCCACAATGTCACCCACTGCCGCTTCTGCGATCTCTTGCCGGTGGTTGGCGTGCATCCGCACAAATCGCCCAATCCGCAGCCGCCGACCAGTACGGGTATTGTAGAGGGTATCTCCTTTGCGGAGTGTGCCGGAGTAGATGCGAGTGTAGGTTAGCTGTCCGGTTTCCTCGTCGGTAAGTTTGAACGTGAGCGCGACAAGTGGGCCATCCGGGTCAGGATAGACATGAACCGGCTCATTCGTTTCCACGTCGATCGCCTTTACCACTTCCCGATCTTCTGGTGATGGCAGGTAGAGAGTCACGGCATCCAACAGGTTTTGCACCCCTTTATTTTTGTAAGCTGAACCCATGAGCACGGGAGTCAATTCCAGAGTTAATGTTGCTTTGCGAATCGTTTCCCAAATCATCTCCTTGGGAACCTCTTCACCCTCAACCAGTTTCTCCATCATCGGTTCTGAGAACATGGAGAGGCGATCAAGCATCTTTTCCCGTGCCTCTTCTGCCTCACTCCGCAAGTTAGCAGGAACCGGTAGAATCAGGTGTTCTTCGCCTTTTTCTCCAGCAAAATAGCTTGCTGTCATCTCAATTAAATCGATAACGCCCTCAAACTTGTCCTCGCTGCCAATGGGATACTGAAGGGGTATGGCGTTCAAACTCAGCTTATCTCGAAGCGCTTGCACAACGCGGAAGGGATTGGCACCCACCCGATCCATCTTATTAATGAAGGCAATACGCGGCACTCGGTAGCGCTTCATCTGTCTATCCACGGTGATGGACTGTGACTGGACACCCGCCACCGCACACAGCACCATAATCGCACCATCGAGAACCCGCAAGGCACGCTCGACTTCAATGGTGAAGTCTACGTGTCCGGGAGTGTCGATCAGGTTGATTTGGGTGTCATGCCAGAAGCAGGTGGTGGCAGCAGAGGTAATCGTAATGCCTTTTTCTTGCTCTAACTGCATGAAGTCCATTGTGGCACCGGCACCACCTCCCCGAACTTCTTCAATTTTGTGGATTTTGCCCGTATAGTAGAGAATCCGCTCCGACAGGGTTGTCTTACCAGAGTCGATGTGGGCAGAAATTCCAATGTTTCGGATGTTACTTCGGGGAATCATAGGACTGGCTCCTTGTCTTGCCAGGGTAATGGACTGATATTTGCCGTTTGCAGGGCAATACCCTAATTATACTACATCTATGCTACAAAATGGGCGATCGCACCGTCCCCCTATCCTCAAACCGGATGAGTCGTATACCTTCCGCAGCTACTTCCTGATGAAGTTTGCGCCAGCGGATATTCTGCGTCGGAGCAGGTTCGAGCAAATTTCATGGATAGAATCAGAAGGAAAAGGCTCTTTTTGTAAGAAATGGCTGAAATTGTCACGCTTGAACTTCCCGAAACGCTGGCACAACGAGCCAAAGAAATTGCTGCTCTGACGAACCGACGACTTGAAGATGTGTTAGTTGAATGGATTGATCGTGCTAGTCAAGA harbors:
- a CDS encoding GDSL-type esterase/lipase family protein; translation: MVKIVFLISLVFNIFILGLGSIWVYSKGGIPYIIRKTSFLQSAASRAKFMYDTPYYWERKSHFDTLPQSESDIVFLGDSLTNACEWHEFFRNVHLKNRGISGDTTNGLLNRIDEVIESKPRKIFMMIGINDLNQGRNVEVILNTYKIILKSFQDKTSKTEVFVQSILPLNNQKHPNNGTNNKIIELNAQLRILTQEFSFHYIDLFSAFLDENNQLDARYTIDGIHLNGQGYLVWKGLIEKDVR
- the fusA gene encoding elongation factor G; translation: MIPRSNIRNIGISAHIDSGKTTLSERILYYTGKIHKIEEVRGGGAGATMDFMQLEQEKGITITSAATTCFWHDTQINLIDTPGHVDFTIEVERALRVLDGAIMVLCAVAGVQSQSITVDRQMKRYRVPRIAFINKMDRVGANPFRVVQALRDKLSLNAIPLQYPIGSEDKFEGVIDLIEMTASYFAGEKGEEHLILPVPANLRSEAEEAREKMLDRLSMFSEPMMEKLVEGEEVPKEMIWETIRKATLTLELTPVLMGSAYKNKGVQNLLDAVTLYLPSPEDREVVKAIDVETNEPVHVYPDPDGPLVALTFKLTDEETGQLTYTRIYSGTLRKGDTLYNTRTGRRLRIGRFVRMHANHRQEIAEAAVGDIVALIGMNCASGDTLCSEGTNLSLEGMFVPEPVITLSVTPKHQEDADRMSKALNRFMREDPTFRVSVDPESNQTLISGMGELHLDIYMERMKREYHAEVYAGAPAVAYRETISQAGKFDYTLKKQTGGSGDFAHVTGRIEPCDQPFVFEKRVVGGAIPSQFIPACEKGFRDALTSGLLIGYPVTGVKVILEGGSYHPVDSSELAFRVAAKHGFEQAFAMAKPIILEPIMLVDVETPNEYVGRIQGDLSSRRGLVLGSQTMEGYAVIRAEVPLKEMFGYSMTVRSLTAGQASFTMEFATYRPVPASQQAQLTAKALR